CATCCAAAAAGGTACACATGCAAAAACGAACCACCTTTCAATCATGTGTTTTATAATGCTCGTCGCTCTCAATGTCCGTAGCCAATCATAATATGTCcaaattttcacaatttacattatttttttatgtaaatgattaaatctaaaagtacatatatataaaaacacGTGACAAATGTTCGGATGGATTatcatatatgaatattatttatttaatttaattcaatttatgtaAAAAGCGCATTCACCAACAGTCACTCTTAATCACAAACAAgtccttttttattaaaaataattaattgtcaTTAACATAAagttacttttatttaaaataacaattccTTTAACAAGTTTCAATCTAAAAAACACTCGTAAACTTTGAAACAAATTAGCTTTCGCAAataagagtattttttttgtaactCATGCTTGTACAAATTTTTGTCATATTattctataataaatattcataaattaatatgtagATCACACAATTAACGTGCATATCGTAGAAggttataaaatcaatataaagcCCACAAATTCCTAAGAACCGTCACTTTCGATAGATATCCAAGTTCATCAGTATAttctacataaaaaaaaaaaaaaactatttttccaaaatatacAAAACCCAGAAAAAATCACACGttcttgaatttttgttttgggccTGTtacccaaataataaaaatcaaatttttagaaaaatgaagaagctGACGAGTGATTTCTGGCCTTTTTACCATATTGGTTGCGGATTTATTGCATCTGGCCTAACAACTTTGTagttatttatgcatttttcctttggtatttttacatttttggtTGCAACGAAATTGCGCTGGAATCATATTGAATGTacataatttgcatgaatGTGGGTTGGAATTTCTTCAGTAATCAGCTCGGAGGAGATTGAGAAGTGGTGGGCAGTGCccaaaatttaatctttttgcGGTTAGAAATGGTGGGCGATGCTGTTTCTCGCTCTCGCAAGAATGTTACAATAGGAGTCTGTGTTATGGAAAAGAAGGtgatatgtttgttttttattactGAGTTTTTTTGCTTCAAAAACCATGcacttttttttggttttgtacACTGTTGATTTGTGCTGATTAAATTATGGAGTGGTGTTTTTGGTAAACTGTTTGTTTTTGGATAATTTTAGGCCTTTTCTGGGCCGATGCTGCAGATTTTGGAGAGGCTGCAAGCATTTGGAGAATTTGATGTGAGTGATTAGTAGTATTTGCCAGCTTTGGACAGTGAAATATTCAGTGCAATGATGTTTGAGGCCAAACTTGTTTGTTCAATTTTGGATACTCAATTTTGATCTTTTTTGTGATGTTAATATGATTGTAGATTGTACATTTTGGGGACAAGGTAATCCTCGAAGAGCCTATTGAAAGGTGATTTTTTAtcccttttaaattttactgtttagttcttttttccttttcttggtATGTATGTCAGTTCTTTGgtttattttgatgaaattgagaTAAGTGTATAATTGCAGATGGCCTATATGTGACTGCTTGATTGCCTTCTATTCTACTGGCTATCCTCTGAAGAAGGCTGAAGCATATGCTACTCTAAGAAGGTAAGCATACATCTCTTCTTAGTCCAATGTGCAGCTTCTCATTGTGCTCTTACATATTGTAGGAAACTCTGTTATATGCatattcttttcatttctttttttttcttcttactataTAGTGCATGCAACGAGAGTTAGGGCGTATACCTTAGACGATAAATATGTTGAAGGTTTTCAGGAGTACTGTAGTTCCTTTCCTCCTTCTGTTGGATATATTAGtcttttgaagaagaagcagcTACTAGGAAAGGATGGTGTTGCAACTGAAGACATATATGTTGAAGTATTCGAGTTACGTAACATCTGTGGTTCTGCTGCTGTCGATAAAACCGTAGGAAAAAGCTTGTAGCTTCATTGAGTTTATTTCCTCTTCTCCCATCCTTGAAATGCTCCTGGCCTTCCTTTATGGAAGTAGAAGCATTTTCAGTAACGGATGTTGTTGTAGTTcctttaaactttaaatggTACTTTTAATTGGATCTTTTCTACATCCGTCTGCATGCAACCAGTGCTGTCATGATTACtttgatttcaaatattttttcataaatccaATGTATTGTGTCTGCTATGTTGTCTAAGTATCCCTCAGTCTTGCTGCTTTTGTCATTTGGTTTGCTGTAGGCCTTTTCTTGTAAACGAATTGGGAGATCAACGTCTTCTTCATGATCGAAGGAGAGTGTATGAGGTTTGCATCCTTTTAATCCTTTAGAGAAAGTTGATATACATTGGTTTGCTGTAGGCCTTTTCTTGTAAACTGATTATccccctccccccccccccccccccccacctTTTCCTTGACTTTCCAGTTTCCCCCATAATATTCTCCCTAATCAATGGCGTAACTTTTGTATGTGCACACCTGTTTTGTTTCCCAGTATCTGCTTCACCCTCACACTAAACAAGTAACATAGCATCAATCCGTACAAGAAAATTATGTCATTTTCAGGGGAGTGGTAGTTTTCATATCTCATACTTCTCAAAACTCAAAAGTCTCCATGTTTTTGTCAGTGTAAACCATTTTGCAACTACATTTTGATTTCTACCTACTAAgagcataaaattaatagcaatatagtatttcttaaaaaagcAAAGTGTCTATCTCATTTATTTCTCTGCCTAACTAAATCATGCATTCATTCTTGTTACTTGCCTAATTTTTCCAGAcataaccaaaaaaagaaCTGAAGTCTCCAGTGTTTAACCGAAACTATACATGTGCACTGAGTGTGTTATCCACTGAATTGACACCATACTACTTTTGACCAATGGAATATGTATTAGATTAAAGATGgttttcttttccatttaatAATAGAATGATTAAAGTGGTAAGTAGTCTTCATTTGATGGCAGAAACTTGAAATGTTTGGCATTAATGTTCCAAGATATGCCCTAGTGAACAGAGAGTTTCCCAATCAAGAGCTGGACTTTTTTTCCGAGGAGGAGGATTTTGTTGAAGTCCACGGCAATCGGTTCTGGAAGCCTTTTGTGGAAAAACCGATTCATGGTATAGATATTGAGCATATTATACTGGAACCTTTTATTCTGTGCACTCAtgtagtagtatcattttaattttctagaaATGGGTGCCAATTTTTATTCTGTCTTTTGTGAAGGTGATGATCACAGTATAATGATATATTATCCTAGTTCAGCTGGTGGGGGAATGAAAGAATTGTTTAGAAAGGTAAGAATTTAGCAGATGTTTTGAGTTCATTTCGGTAAGTCCTTGATGTCTGAGTCAGGTTTGAGACACTTCattcttattattatgattattattatctatttattgTAACGGAAACTATAGTATTCTAAGGTTCAATTGCAAGGCTGTTGAACCAGTTCTGCCTCTGttcaatataatttgattgaagtccactttattctttagCTCTATACAGTTCAATAAGCCATCCCCTAGTTTTAAAGCAGTATCATTTCCAGGTGTGTTGGCCACTGTGGAATGTTGAAACTCGTTTTAGGCCACTgataaattttacatttctcATAAAATTATAGGTATAGAATGCATCACATTCACATAGTCCCAAGACTCTTCACTGGAGCTgtttcatatttcatattcACTATTCAGATAATCATgtgtaagaaaaatatttagatatcatattttcatatttgcatGGAGTATTCTGGTATAATTTTACgaacttttttacttttctctaTCCTGATATTTAATCCATGTGTAGTTCATCATGgtcaagaaaatatttttgtcctTTAGACTTATTTTGAATGATTAATAATCTCAATATGACAATCAATGTATAAGAAGCTGCTTTAgatatttaaaatcaatatcaGATGAAAACTTGTTCATTTAATAGTGCGTATACATTTCATCACCCTTTATTTAACTAATTGACGTATGCAATATATTGCTGTTCCTTTCTCAGGTTGGTAATCGGTCAAGTGAATTTCATCCAGATGTGAGAAGAGTGAGACGCGAAGGTTCTTATATATACGAGGAATTTATGCCCACTGGAGGCACAGATGTAAAGGTAGTTAACCaccatttattttatgaattactCTTGATTGAACTTTTATCATATCTGAAGTTGCTAAAATCCAAACATCACAAAGAAGGTGGAACAGGAATCATCTTAATATTCTTGAATCTCTGAGAACTTTTGAATTGACGAGAAATTCCCTTGGgatatttagaaatattttgCAGAAGTGTGTAAatatctactccctccgtccctgataattcgggtcactttgaccgggcacgggttttaagaattgtaatgaaaagtgggttgaaaaagttagtggaatgtgggtcctacctttatatattagttttataataaaatgtgagtaggaatgagttagtggaatatgaggtccactaccaaaaatggtaaaagtgaagtgggacaaattgtatgggacggaccgaaatggaaaactgggatgaattatctgggacggagggagtatttagtaTCATGCAGCGACGAACTCTGTCTACTAGAATTGTATGTTTTTCATTCCCTTGAGTGCTCAGAATTAGGCTGACGGTTAACTTTAGTTAAGCAGCCACTCATCTTAAGGTTATAGATTTATGCTTTTAACATATTCCAATGAACCTTTTCATCTGGAACTGCCTGATACAGTTAACAGTTTTTCTCAGACTATATATTGAATGATTAGTATAGAAATTATCCGACTGAAGTTATGCTGTAGAGTCATCTCGTGACCTTCACCAAAACCACCCACAATGTAGTGGGAGGAGGAATAAAATTGTTTAGAATTCAATTTATTGCTCGGGGATATTCTACTATAAACTGGTTTGAGAAAAAGCTTTAACTTCTTAACAATTCTTAGGTGTACACAGTTGGTCCCGAATATGCTCATGCAGAGGCAAGGAAATCGCCAGTAGTTGATGGTGTAGTTATGCGAAACCCTGATGGTAAAGAAGTAAGTAACTTGTATGATCTTATTCCACAAACTGAGCTTGTCTTCTAGGGCATGTAAGTTGAGATTTTAATATGATTTAGTTGTAGCACGGTAGCTCTTCTTACAGCTACCAATTTGATGGTTGTGACGATTGTTGCTTATACATCACTCATGTACTTATATAATCAATGCTCTATATCCACGATATGAGGTATAAAGTGGAATTATTGGCTATAATAGTTCATGCATGTGCAGGTTAGATATCCTGTTCTGCTCACTCCTATGGAGAAAGAAATGGCTCGAGAGGTGTGCATTGCATTTAGGCAAGCTGTaagtaaatattatactttcaTAGACCAGTTgtcaatatttattcaattcagTTTTATTCTTTGCTCTTCCCACAGTCCCCCAAATTATCCAATGATTTAGAAATGGTTGTTAGATTTGTGTGGCAATAATAGACCTTCTAAGAAATATAGTAGAATTTCCTGGTTTTTTTTGCGAAGTGGCTTCTCAGTTTCTCATAAACATGACATACAGGTTTGTGGCTTCGATCTCTTGCGCTGTGAGGGGCGTTCCTATGTCTGTGATGTCAATGGATGGAGCTTCGTCAAGAACTCCTACAAGTAAAATTTCCTGTtcccatttccatttttttgtcagtttgattttatatcaTTTGGTGGATTGATTTCAACTAAGCTAAAACTATGGACTAATCCGATCATTGCAATGACCTCTTTTGAGACTTTGTTCGCTTCATTTGTAACACCCCTTCTTTTTGCTTCGTGTACCCCTCTCCCCTCCTTTTCTTGTCCTTTTATCGGGCttctgaatattttgaaattactATGCCAGATATTATGATGACGCTGCATGTGTTATGAGGAAAATGTTTCTTGATGCTAAAGCTCCACATCTTTCATCAACAATACCTCCAGTTCTACCTTGGAAGGTTAATGAACCTGCTCAGCCCTTTGATGGTTTAACACGTCAGGGAAGTGGGATAATCGGAACTTTTGGGCAGTCCGAAGAACTACGTAGCGTGATTGCCATTGTTCGTCAGTAAGATGTTACCTTTTGTTTACAGTTCTAGTTAAATACTACACGTAGTATTATCCATTGATAAGTGCTCCTTTTGCTATCAGTGGTGACAGAACTCCAAAACAGAAAGTGAAGCTGCGAGTTACTGAGGAAAAACTATTGAATTTGATGTTGAAGTATAACGGGGGAAAGCCAAGGGCAGAGGTGCTCGTTTATTCCTCCTTGCGattcttgtttatttataaatgcgccttttttcccttttaataCCTTTCCATCCTTTCCTGCAGACAAAGCTCAAAAGTGCTGTTCAACTGCAAGATCTTTTGGATGCGACACGAATTCTAGTTCCTCGTACGAGGTGTGTTATTTTTTCCCCCCAATTTAGTTGTATCCACTTATAACTGGGCTTTGTTTTGGTCATATGTGTGTATTATGCAGACCTGATCACGGGAGTGACAGTGAAGCTGACGATATCGAGCATGCTGAAAAGCTTCGGCAAGTGAAAGCTGTGCTTGAGGAGGTCcatatcatttttcattagtAAAATCTCCTTTCgtcttacttttattctcTGCTATTTGTAAGTGCTATTTTGCTTGTACGATTGTAATGGTTATCGATGCTATGGCATCCAGGGCGGGCATTTCTCTGGCATTTATCGGAAAGTCCAACTCAAGCCTTTAAAATGGGTCAAAGTGGCAAAAGCGAATGGCGAAGGGGAAGACGAACGGCCTACTGAGGCCCTGATGATTCTTAAATACGGCGGTGTCCTCACACATGCTGGCAGAAAACAGGCTGAAGAGCTAGGAAGGTATTTCCGGAACAATATATATCCTGGTGAAGGTACGGGCCTGCTTCGTCTCCATAGTACATACCGCCATGACTTAAAGATATACAGCTCAGATGAAGGCCGTGTGCAGGTTAGGCTCTCTTAACTCTTTTATGCGGCATATTCAATGCATCTGAAACCTCGGTTTGTTTACCATTCACAGATGTCTGCAGCTGCTTTCGCTAAAGGTCTTCTAGATTTGGAAGGGCAATTGACACCGATTTTGGTAGGTCAAACATTCATAACTCTGATTAATGCCATGTTATTATTTCGAAACCACCATTTTCACATCTTCTTAAAACCGTCTAAGGTTTCGCTTGTCAGTAAGGACTCTTCTATGCTGGATGGGTCGGAGAACGCCAGTTCCGAGATGGTAGAAGCTAAGGTTAGTCTTTCGAGTCCCACTTTTTTGCCATCGTACCCTGAAAAATAGTATGCTTTTATTTCGTCTTTGCTTTTTTTCCCCAGGCCAGGCTACACGAGATCATAACTTCCCATAACGATACGATTGAGAGCACTGATCCGCCGGGAGAAAAGCCTTGGATGGTAGATGGTAGTGGAGTTCCTCCGAACGCATCCCAACTTCTTCCCGAAATTGTAAAGTGCTTACTTCGTGTTACTCTTTGTTTTTGCATTTTGAGTCGTGTCAAACCACCCTATTTCCACAAGTTTTTGGTATTATTATGAACTGAATCCCTtcatcaaaaccaaaaccagGTGAAGTTAACGAAGAAGCTCACGGAGCAAGTGAGAATTCTAGCCAAGGATGAGAACGAGGAGCTCGCGGGGAAGACCTCTTACGATGTGATTCTGCCATACGATCAAGCGAAGGCCCTTGGCAAGACAAGTATGGATGTTGATCGGATTGCTGCTGGCTTACCTTGTGGCAGTGAGGGATTTCTTCTCATGCTCGCTCGTTGGAGAAAACTTGCGAGGGATTTGTATAACGAGCGCAAAGAGTATGTCTGTTCTCCCTTCATTCTCCCACATTGTGCAACTTGAACTCAAACTTTAGCTATGCGCGTGCAATTGCAGGCGGTTTGACCTCACACAAATACCCGATGTTTATGACTCAAGCAAGTAAGGAGATGCACAGCTTTTCTTTTGTAGCAAACATAACATTTGATTGTGATTTGCATCAGCAAGTTTCTTTAACAAATTTCTGATTCATTGATGTTTCCCCTTTCGGTTTGACAGATATGATCTCTTGCACAACGCGCATCTAAAACTAGAAGGCCTATACGAACTTTTCAAAGTGGCACAGGTATGAAATAGCCAATACGGTGATGCATGCTCTCTTACGTTTGATTGCTCTCAATTGCGCTGCTCCTCTTCCCACAACCTATACACGtaaattgaaagaaaagtgAACTAAAATGGAGAATATTATCTTCTTTGTGGCTGATGCTCTGAGGCCACTCAATGCAGTCGCATGCTTAAATTTGTTGCATCATTCATTGAATTCCGATTTTCTTGTAGTTACTTGCAGATGGTGTTATTCCGAACGAGTATGGAATCAACCCGAAACAGAAGTTGAAAATCGGATCCAAGGTATGCAACATATTCACTTCTTGAAATGAATCTTCTTCACATATAAGAAAAGTTCTCTAGCTAATCCATCATATAAGACTCAccttgtaatattttttcagaTTGCTCGTCGTTTGTTGGGGAAGATCTTGATCGATCTTAGAAACACACGCGAAGAAGCAATCAGCATCGCTGAATTGAAGAGTAACCAAGAGACTACAGAACTCCCTAGCATTGCAAGAGAAGATTCTGCAGATCTTCAAAAATCTCAGATTAATCCTGAACATGTGTCTAAGGCTAGTCTCGGCAGTGAGAAATCCGTGGATCTAGATGATGACGACGACAAAGAACCCAAGTACCGATTGGACCCAAAGTAAGTGTTTGCACAGTGTGTTATCTATTTTTgcagattttattttattttaagttatgaTTTATAAGTTTATGCTTAGTAAAATTGGACTCTCAATTCAAACTGTTTGAAACTATGATAGTTTTTCTTCCAATGTATGTATGTTTACTCCCATCAGGTATGCAAACGTAAGAACCCCGGAGCGACATGTGAGGACGCGGCTATATTTTACATCGGTGAGTGAgtgtagtactataattttctcCATACAACTTCCTATTTTCAACTTcagtttgaaattttaaactcggttgaatttgtttcttttcGGTTGACAGGAATCTCATATCCACTCCATGATGAATGTTCTCCGTTACTGCAACTTGGACGAGTCCCTCCAAGGAGAGCCAAGCCTCGTGTGTGATAGCACCTTGGAGCGCTTGTGTCGGACAAAGGAGCTTGACTACATGAGTTACATTGTGTTCAGGTTATTCGAGAACACAGAGGTTCGTCTCTCTCATCTAAAGCTCCTTCCCATTCGACATATTCCCGTTGCAATATCCATAGCTATGCTACTGCCTTTCTCATtacaatatcaaaattttaacaaaaacatCAATCTCTTGAGTTTGATGGATGAATGATGGTATTTGAAACTGATGCAGTTGGCATTAGAAGATCCAAAGAGATTCCGCGTAGAAATGACCTTTAGCCGAGGTGCAGATTTGTCCCCGTTGGAGGTAAACTTCGACTTCAACTGATTTTAATCCTCCTTTCTATGCCCTATAGAAGTTGTTGAATCGAAGTTGATGTTCGACTTTCAGCAGGCAAATGAGAGAGACTCGTCTTCATGGCATCAAGAGCACACTTTGGCCATAAACGGCCCTGAGCGGCTTCAAGAAGTCGAATCATACTTGACATTCGAGAGGATGGAGAAGATGATCCGGCCCTTTGCAATGCCAGCAGAGGACTTCCCTCCTCCCATGATTCCTCAAGGATTCTCCGGCTACTTCTCCAAGAGCGCGGCCGTTCTGGAGCGCCTCGTCAATCTCTTGTCTTTCAACCGGCACTCATCACACGCCAACGGGAAGTAGTTAAGCCACATAGTCCTCTCATCAAGATCGATTCTTTCGCCCTTTTTCGCCTGAGATGATTGTTGCAGGTGTGTTGAAATGGTGAGATTCTTCATGTTTGTGTTTTGTTAGATTAATGGTGACAGTTCTGTGACTTAGGAAAGTGGTTATGTTTTAATGTTTTGTCTGCaaattttttgttggttgTTTATTGGTGGGACTGTAAATGGATCTTTTGAGCCCAACAAAATGGTGTTTTGTAGGCCCCATTTGTTTCAAACCtaccataaatataattataggaaattttgggtttttctAGAATCTTAGTGGGCCCATTTCTTgaagacatttaatttttggacGATGAATGAGTCACGACAATGACTCCTTACTCTCTCtcacacaaacaaacacagaGATATACACtagaaaaacaaacatagaCGCAGAGCCAATTTtgtcacacacacatacaaactaaaacgtttttttttttcttttcaaaattaagatttttgttttcaaaagaAGCTTtgaattagttatttttatttattgcaaattGTCGAACTCctttaaaattatgtagaagatataaatttaaagtcaATATTATGGTGGATTCGAACATGAAATCTTTAGTATTGGTATCGGTATTACTACTCTGTCATTAAATCAACTcacattaattttgttgattaatttGAACTTTGTAACTTTTGGTGCCAGTTCACTATTGCATCATAACCATAccataatttcttttcataaaacTGTCAAATATTAggcattttatttaaaagatgTCATCACCAAATTGCGACTCATAACAAATATCGCAATTTATGGTTTAAATTTTCCCTTTGAATAATAATCCATTTACCAAGAATTCGGGAAAAAGGACAATAAAATATCCAtttcaaatagaaaaaacaaagatacacagacacacacacacacgtgtAATTATATGAGGTTTTAGTCCACACGAGTCTTCTCAATAATTAGATATTAGTGGTccttttgtatttattttgattaatatatGTCAATAATATTCCCTGTTTAAACGTTAAGTGTATATTTGTGGTTTGGAAAGTAggaaattttataatgttacgaaatatcaacacaactgTCCTTGGAATTATGAATTGTAATAttctccaatttattttatattggcttaaattatttgaacatAAGTAATTGACTAAACAAACTAATTTGGTTTTCGCCGACactatacttttatttttctatgtaCTTATGTagttatatcaaattaaatacagtAGCTATTTAAGGTtggttcttgttttttttaaacattttcattaattagacttttaaagataaattttgaagagaaaaaatcaCATTCCAATTTGGCCTAAACTCGATGAAATTCCTATTCGATTTGATAaacattatcaaaataatttgattgatCAATTTTCACATTTGTCTTTAGTCGTATGATATGTAGCTTATGAATAGTCAAAATGAAATTAGAGTTGCTTTCACACCCACCCTTAGAATAGTCGAATTTCTTAAATACTAAAACTAGGTCATTGTTAAAAAGTCGGTTTGGATTTAAAGTGcaataaatatgaatcaaccgtttttttcttgattttttatttattttctacttttctcttttaccTTTCTTGAATTAGTCgtatactttatttattatcataaacaaaaatagcaACTTCTCCAAACAATTCACATTAAGTGCACCAATTAACAACACTAAATACTAAGGTTTTGCCAAATTATGGATTGAATAGTTATAATGAAATACTAAGAAAATCATATATACTTACTTACCCATACACACAACTTTCTATGTTACTATTAATTACGATCGATATTTAgcgtatataattttattttaaaaattataagtggtgaagttgttgaaaaaattTGGTTTCGAGCTTGTAGGGCTcttaattaattgagaattgGCTTTGAGTTTGTATGACTCTCAACTAATTTAGTAGCTACGTACTTAATTCTACGTGAATTAAAGAGTTGAAGATTATTCTACGTTGTGAGTGGATAATCATGGAATTTCTTTCGAATATCGATTTTCgttgagtaaaaaaaaaatagcatgTTAAAATTGTGTGTGGTAAGACTTGATAATTATTTGACCACGATAAAGTTACttgaaattaatagtaattattttagatcAAGATAGAGTTTAACTTAGCCGAAACTTATAGCATTTCGCCCACTTAATGAAATCGACAACTTCACGACGAAGGGCTATAATGAGTAAGTCTGTTTAATTTTAAGCAATATAATAGTATCTTGAGCTTCTCTTTTTGGGTTGATGCTTAGCTAGCTTATATTGGATTTTGTCTTTGGATATGCATAGATAAACACTAAATTCCACTAGAAAAAATCATGATCACTTTAGCCTTTTGCTATTTTGAACAGAAAAGTGATAGcataatttatattactagtatttggTGATTGGAgcatattacttttataattagaGATTTGACCTCATTATAGTAAACCTAATACCAATAATGTACTATATGACAACGTGTTTCATTGTAGTTCTTTCTAcgtatttaatttgatgttgCTAATTATATTGGGGATGTAGTCATCTCTCTATTATATGtgcaataaaaacaaagtagagaaatatattcaaactatatataatgataaataatatGGTTACAATTTGTTGCGGTATTAAAAATTGGATAGATGAACAAATCAATTAAGTGATTAACTAAACTACGAGTACCTCCTATTTCCGTCCCAACTGAGATATTCTTTcatgaaactaaaaaaatgatgtttaattaattgtaaatagaaaaaaactatttaaaaagataaaaaaaaaagttgttaattttaaaagaacaaGATAGTCTAGATTATTAagaaacggatggagtattagtaaacaatttaattaattgtactCATCTGATAACTGATGGAGAcagaatacttataaattccttattatcatattcatatttctttcTATGATGTTCCAAtgtaaatgaataaatttttttgacatttttttcttattttttctctttctctactttatttctttccGGATAACTAAGACTGGAGTATGTTAAATATATTcgcatttaatttttgtaaatgatAGCACTATAgtaaataaagatatttagAACGTCAGTCTATTTTTGACACCTATACTTCCAACTCATGATTAGACACgcaatgaaatgaaaagtggatgCTCATGGTACCaatattatcaattaattgcccatcaattaaattagttatatacGTCATGCCTATTAGATGTGTTCATCGACTTACGAAAATTCCAAATAGAAGTGCAGAGGGCCAAATTAAATGAGGTAAAACATACCAAAATTGTGCAAAAGACATGAACAACGCGCGTCATctccaaatataaaatcaattcttatttatagaattttctCATTAATTATTACCTCAATtaaagtagt
This Salvia hispanica cultivar TCC Black 2014 unplaced genomic scaffold, UniMelb_Shisp_WGS_1.0 HiC_scaffold_169, whole genome shotgun sequence DNA region includes the following protein-coding sequences:
- the LOC125198592 gene encoding inositol hexakisphosphate and diphosphoinositol-pentakisphosphate kinase VIP2-like isoform X1, whose amino-acid sequence is MVGDAVSRSRKNVTIGVCVMEKKAFSGPMLQILERLQAFGEFDIVHFGDKVILEEPIERWPICDCLIAFYSTGYPLKKAEAYATLRRPFLVNELGDQRLLHDRRRVYEKLEMFGINVPRYALVNREFPNQELDFFSEEEDFVEVHGNRFWKPFVEKPIHGDDHSIMIYYPSSAGGGMKELFRKVGNRSSEFHPDVRRVRREGSYIYEEFMPTGGTDVKVYTVGPEYAHAEARKSPVVDGVVMRNPDGKEVRYPVLLTPMEKEMAREVCIAFRQAVCGFDLLRCEGRSYVCDVNGWSFVKNSYKYYDDAACVMRKMFLDAKAPHLSSTIPPVLPWKVNEPAQPFDGLTRQGSGIIGTFGQSEELRSVIAIVRHGDRTPKQKVKLRVTEEKLLNLMLKYNGGKPRAETKLKSAVQLQDLLDATRILVPRTRPDHGSDSEADDIEHAEKLRQVKAVLEEGGHFSGIYRKVQLKPLKWVKVAKANGEGEDERPTEALMILKYGGVLTHAGRKQAEELGRYFRNNIYPGEGTGLLRLHSTYRHDLKIYSSDEGRVQMSAAAFAKGLLDLEGQLTPILVSLVSKDSSMLDGSENASSEMVEAKARLHEIITSHNDTIESTDPPGEKPWMVDGSGVPPNASQLLPEIVKLTKKLTEQVRILAKDENEELAGKTSYDVILPYDQAKALGKTSMDVDRIAAGLPCGSEGFLLMLARWRKLARDLYNERKERFDLTQIPDVYDSSKYDLLHNAHLKLEGLYELFKVAQLLADGVIPNEYGINPKQKLKIGSKIARRLLGKILIDLRNTREEAISIAELKSNQETTELPSIAREDSADLQKSQINPEHVSKASLGSEKSVDLDDDDDKEPKYRLDPKYANVRTPERHVRTRLYFTSESHIHSMMNVLRYCNLDESLQGEPSLVCDSTLERLCRTKELDYMSYIVFRLFENTELALEDPKRFRVEMTFSRGADLSPLEQANERDSSSWHQEHTLAINGPERLQEVESYLTFERMEKMIRPFAMPAEDFPPPMIPQGFSGYFSKSAAVLERLVNLLSFNRHSSHANGK
- the LOC125198592 gene encoding inositol hexakisphosphate and diphosphoinositol-pentakisphosphate kinase VIP2-like isoform X2, yielding MVGDAVSRSRKNVTIGVCVMEKKAFSGPMLQILERLQAFGEFDIVHFGDKVILEEPIERWPICDCLIAFYSTGYPLKKAEAYATLRRPFLVNELGDQRLLHDRRRVYEKLEMFGINVPRYALVNREFPNQELDFFSEEEDFVEVHGNRFWKPFVEKPIHGDDHSIMIYYPSSAGGGMKELFRKVGNRSSEFHPDVRRVRREGSYIYEEFMPTGGTDVKVYTVGPEYAHAEARKSPVVDGVVMRNPDGKEVRYPVLLTPMEKEMAREVCIAFRQAVCGFDLLRCEGRSYVCDVNGWSFVKNSYKYYDDAACVMRKMFLDAKAPHLSSTIPPVLPWKVNEPAQPFDGLTRQGSGIIGTFGQSEELRSVIAIVRHGDRTPKQKVKLRVTEEKLLNLMLKYNGGKPRAETKLKSAVQLQDLLDATRILVPRTRPDHGSDSEADDIEHAEKLRQVKAVLEEGGHFSGIYRKVQLKPLKWVKVAKANGEGEDERPTEALMILKYGGVLTHAGRKQAEELGRYFRNNIYPGEGTGLLRLHSTYRHDLKIYSSDEGRVQMSAAAFAKGLLDLEGQLTPILVSLVSKDSSMLDGSENASSEMVEAKARLHEIITSHNDTIESTDPPGEKPWMVDGSGVPPNASQLLPEIVKLTKKLTEQVRILAKDENEELAGKTSYDVILPYDQAKALGKTSMDVDRIAAGLPCGSEGFLLMLARWRKLARDLYNERKERFDLTQIPDVYDSSKYDLLHNAHLKLEGLYELFKVAQLLADGVIPNEYGINPKQKLKIGSKIARRLLGKILIDLRNTREEAISIAELKSNQETTELPSIAREDSADLQKSQINPEHVSKASLGSEKSVDLDDDDDKEPKYRLDPKYANVRTPERHVRTRLYFTSESHIHSMMNVLRYCNLDESLQGEPSLVCDSTLERLCRTKELDYMSYIVFRLFENTELALEDPKRFRVEMTFSRGADLSPLEANERDSSSWHQEHTLAINGPERLQEVESYLTFERMEKMIRPFAMPAEDFPPPMIPQGFSGYFSKSAAVLERLVNLLSFNRHSSHANGK